The Methanosarcinales archaeon region AATGTCTGTGAATTTATGTTAATGTGTCGTTCAATTGATATTAATGCCATGCTACCACTGATCATAAAATAGCAGGCATTGCGCTGGCAATTCCTGCCATGGAAGGCAGGGTCACGTGTACGGATGTCGACTGCCATACCACTGCTCCCCACATGGGAGAAAACATGGAAGAACTGAACAAGCACACAAAAACGTTAACATGTCAGGTGTGCCACATCCCCACATTCTCAAATGAACTTCCTACAAAACTTAATGGGGACTGGTCAACAACATGGCAGGATATCGACCCTATACCCCCAGACGAATACGGTAAAGCCACGTATAGCACATTGAAGGGTAATTTTGTAAGCAGATCAGCGATGCGAACAAGATGGAGTTTTAATTATTATGATAGTATCATGCCGAATATATTCGGGATAAAATCTAATAAACTACATAACTGATAACTATTGTGAAAACCATGAATCAAGCAAATAAAAAATCAACTGATGATAACCAAAAGATAACAAAAAACCTCCAGAAAATTAAGCACAAGATAGCTGTAATGAGTGGGAAGGGAGGTGTTGGAAAAAGCACAGTAGCAGTAAATTTAGCATATGACCTCTCAATGCGAGGTGCCAGTGTTGGGTTATTGGATGTTGACTTACACGGCCCCAGCACTCTTAAAATGTTAGATATTGAAAACGGAAAAATCAAAGGGGATAAGGAAGGCATTTTTCCTGCTGAAATTAATCCTCATCTCAAAGTTATGTCAATGGGATTCTTCCTCTCTGGTACAGATACACCAGTAATATGGCGAGGTCCTGTAAAAATGGGAGCGGTCCGTCAGTTTTTGGAAGACGTTCACTGGGGTGATCTGGATTATCTAATTATTGATATGCCACCAGGAACAGGCGATGAGCCTCTAAGCATTGCCCAATTGATTCCAGATAGCACTGGGACAATAATAATTACTACACCCCAGGATATTGCCCTTCTTGACTCCAGAAAGGCAGTGAACTTTGCGAAGATCCTCAAAATACCAATCATAGGAATTATTGAAAATATGAGTGGTTTCAATTGCCCTCACTGTGA contains the following coding sequences:
- a CDS encoding Mrp/NBP35 family ATP-binding protein — its product is MNQANKKSTDDNQKITKNLQKIKHKIAVMSGKGGVGKSTVAVNLAYDLSMRGASVGLLDVDLHGPSTLKMLDIENGKIKGDKEGIFPAEINPHLKVMSMGFFLSGTDTPVIWRGPVKMGAVRQFLEDVHWGDLDYLIIDMPPGTGDEPLSIAQLIPDSTGTIIITTPQDIALLDSRKAVNFAKILKIPIIGIIENMSGFNCPHCDEYIDLFKTGGGEKAARELGVPFLGKIPLDQEIVKCCDDGNPFVASDSKSESTESFKEIVAKIEDFANGN